Sequence from the Podarcis raffonei isolate rPodRaf1 chromosome 16, rPodRaf1.pri, whole genome shotgun sequence genome:
ggagaagagtttggatttgatatcccgctttatcactacctgaaggagtctcaaagcggctaacattctcctttcccttcctcccccacaacaaacactctgtgaggtgagtgaggctgagagacttcagagaagtgtgactagcccaaggtcacccagcagctgcatgtggaagagcggagacgcgaacccagttcaccagattatgagactatcgctcttattttttaaaaaagatatttattaagattttataaaaagacaaaaatatcaaaacaaaaataaacaatacaaagaaaaatagaaaaagaaagtacaaaaaatacagaaatacataaaacataacaaacacaaaagataattaaaaacaaatcaatttttcagatttttagaattctccttaacttatttctctgacttcctcacacctcccttttttgtattcacattcacataattaattcagcaaatccttaccctttttctttaaatttaactCAATATCTCAACAAGTTACAACTTTATAGATTCATCCATTATCgaaccatttttacatattcttatagGTCTTATTACTGAGTCCACTTAagtccaatccaacatcattttaacattcattaattttacaatatttctgcagatagtctttaaatttcttccaatcttcttccaccgactcttctccctggtcacggattctgccagtcatttccgctaactccatatagtctatcactttcatctgccattcttccagagtgggtaaatcttgtgtcttccaatactttgccacgagtattcttgctgctgttgtagcatacaaaaagaaagttctatccttctttggcacctgttggccgactatgcccagaagaaaggcctctggtttcttcaggaaggtatatttaaatacctttttcatttcattatatatcatttcccagaaagcctttatccttgggcacgtccaccaaaggtgaaagaatgtaccttcattttctttacatttccatcatttattatcgggcaaatggtagatttttgctagcttgactggtgtcatgtaccacctgtatatcattttcataatattctctcttagggcattacatgccgtaaatttcataccagtggtccacaactgttcccagtcagcaaacattatgttgtgtccaacatcctgtgcccatttaatcatagcagatttaaccgtttcatcttgggtattccatttcaacagcaaattatacattcttgaaagtatctttgtttttggatctaacaattctgtttccaatttcgatttctccacctggaagctgatttttttgtccaaattataagcttcccttatttgataataatgaagccagtctcgcactttatcttttagtttctcaaaactctgcaatttcaatttgtctccttcctgttccaaaatttcccaatatttcggccatttggcctccatatcgagctttttctgagcctttgcttccattggtgacaaccaccttggggttttactctcaagtaagtctttatatcttgtccagacatatgagactatcgctcttaaccactacagcacactggctcccaggaggAGGAATCTGATTGGTTACCCCCTGACTGGTTGTACTGAAGAAGGCAGGGCAGTTGAGTAAGGCTGAGTGAGGCTGAGTGAGAGCTCTATTTCAGGTAATGTGTACAGTCCTCTCATTAGGTAAGATTTGCAGAGATaccacacacaccaaaataacaTTGGAGGGTCTTATCATGCTACTTTTGATTCTTCAGTTGTTTGAGCCTGCTGACAGGAATTGGCTTTGAGTTTTGCCTTGACAGCCTACAGTTGTGAAAGGCATTGAAATGTTGGTGTGTCAACATCAGGTGACTACTTACTACTTTCTGGAGGCCACGGGACTCTTTGTCATGCTTTGACGCAATGCAATAACCTGCTATGAACTTTgagtgggattttaaaaaatgagtttcaCTATCCATTATGTCGTAGATGAGGCAAAAAATATGTCTCAGATAACCACAGACTTCCCCTAGGACACCCCTCCTGTGCTATATATTCATTCGTCTCTAATATCTCAAGTTGACCCGCTAAGACAGTGCCTTCATGTCTCATGTGGCTGTAGGGTATGCTGTGAAGGGACGCAAGGTCATCATTTTCctgaaactaagcaggtctgggtctggccaGTGCCGGGATAGGCAACCATTCTCTCTCAACCAAGCCAACCTCACTGGatagttgtgaaaataaaatgaagagggATAGAACTGTGCatgccacctcaagctccttgaaAGAAAGGTGAGCTATACATGTAATTCACTTCATATCaaatcagggttggggaacccgtggccctccagatattactgaATGGCAACTcttatcatctctgaccactgagcatgctatCTGGGGCTTATGGGAAGTGGAGTCCAACACCCTCTGGAAGAAAATTGGCTCCACGTCCATGTTatcgtgttctccttcatggagagcatgtgttgcggtgggggccgacaggacactccaaagttgtggggtgggctaattgatcgttgaccactgatgtgattgggcttcccttgttgttgggaagaagttaatgttgccatttgatgattgacagccagaaatgttaaAATTCCCTGCACGAGGCGTAGAGCTTTCTCTTTTCGCTCCATGCATCAGAttgccagtcccccccccccctatatttagggttgttcgctttgaccttgctatgcctgtcatggagtcgtctgcttttggggcaggggcctggtaggaactggctggtgccatttggtttttgcctactgcgtagcaaatcgtcacaacttgtaaggttgtggttaggcattggtttatggtttggttggttgaggggtatggattggctgtgcctgcccctctgatggtgctgctgcaagggattctgttaaaggaatacaggggctcactattgcttttgtccaccctgtcaaggggctcggGCCACGCAAgtgcccctggttgcatttggggaggactgaggcaggttccctgctccgttgctacccccaaatgtattccccttttctgactttcgcaggcgtgcagaatgtcagtctgtccccctttgggggggggcagatagttccaaccaatgcctaagcaaccactcacatgtttgtattttaataaagttgtggccaaaattatgcccaaaaccttaaacaaaatttctgtgtgatgtgtgagttattggggtggccctggggacctcgacacacaattACATCCCCATAAAGGCATTTAATAAGTGATCATTGATAGGTTGGGATATGCCTGCTACTTTGGTTTTCATGATGaaagaaaggtgggaaataaatgtgatggaataaataaatgcatcaagCTACCATAAACACTGTGCATTAGCCCTATTGGCTGTCACTGACAGGAGATATAATCCAGACTATTTAGAGGACACTAGTTTAGGGCTCCATTGATTTTCCGATATCATTCCAATAACAGCCttattataacaatgccaattttATCCATttaatacaggcttcctcaaactcagcccttcagatgtttttagcctacaactcccatgatccctagctagcaggaccagtggtcaggaatgatgggaattgtagtctcaaagcatctggagggccgagtttgaggaagcctcaattaatacatttattaaaaacaaaaaattatacTGAATTATACAGTTTAGTTAAAGTGACCTCCTCATGTGCTAGATTTGATGGCTTCctctttggtttttttattttattttctgcattccaaaatcttgaAGAAGAAAGCTTCAAGGGACTCTTATTTGGCCTATAGAAACACTGGCCTAAATTATCTACCTCCAACTTATTTCAAAATTAAGAAAGAGTACAAAGCCCTACTGCCTATGAAAAAAAGGCAGTTTGAACAAAACTCCTGGTCCCTGTTACTGAATGCTTCACTAAATAATGATGTTAAACTCTTCTGGCATTATTTGTATTCTGTCAaaggttatagccaaataaccagaaaaaggttATTTAGAGAGCCATTTAGGTGTCATCTTGTTTTGCcaatgatggctcataacaccactttttctttttttctttttgagtaataccataaaattatatatcaatggaaagataatttaatgaagaatgtaatgcaataactttaatgaaggattatttattacaacataAATAAGGAGGGCATTTGTCAGTGTGTGATGTGATTGCTATAAagttggttgggttttttgttttgctttttgttctttcatttagtgagcttgtaaagcataataaaattaaagaaattgtgcAAAGAGGTGACTGGTCACCCAGAAAGGGATGTAACATAGTactattaagtgaacaaggctacagttatgaagaaattagaagataATTTTATGGCATTactcctaaaaaaaaaagtcgTGTTacgagccatcaaacctcggaaaaacactttctccaaaaggtttccacaattttggccactagtgtagtaGGTCTGAGAGGTCAGCACACATAagaagccacagcttccagattcTTTTTGGGATGTCAttgctgttaaagtggtatgactGCTTTCAATGTGTGCTGAGGTTGTGACCAGAGTCCAATGTGTGCTATAAAAGCCCTTCCTCCACCTGCACCCATCACTATGGTTGTTTTGCCAGCTGTGAATCGAAAGGAGCCGAGATGTTGTTGGCGtgcaatattaataatattttattatgaacAAAGACAAGAAGGAGCACATGCTACAAAGGCACTTTTGCAAAACAAACTGCATTCCTGATGACAAACAGTTTTCCCCATGAAACCCTCTGACAGCAAAATTAAAGGCTGTTAGCAAATGGCAGATCCTAGATAGCAAACAAGGATCAGATATTAGGTGAATATATTACATACTTCATGCAAAATGACGTGAGCACTGATGACTTGTCGATAGACACATAGAAGTAGACAGAAGTGCAACATCAGATAGGCATGTTGAGTGTCCTCATTTTAGGCCTTAAGATGGCTACTGTGGAAGATCAACCAATTGGTAAACAATTACATTTCTGGATCACTGGATCATATTCTTGCTTTGTTCTCATTCTTTCCGAGTGTGCTAATACCGATAGCTGCTGTAGCTGTAGGTGCTGCTTGGCAGGGCCCGAGAGGAGAAGTTGGAGAAGTCGCTAGCATACAGAGCGCTGGCACCACCATAGCCACCTCCATAGCCACCTCGGGCACAGGGGTTGTACTGCTCAATGGCTAGAGGCTGGTCTGGGCAGTAGATGGCAGGTCCTGGGATGGTCAGAACGAAAGGTGGTGGCTGGATGGTCACTGTAGATGCAGGACACTGGGCATAGCACTGGTTGTATCCACCACCACTGGCCATTTTTGCAGGATTGGAGGTTAATCTGAAACAACAAGGATTGGATCTAGAATGAAAGCAATGTATTAAGCCATTTGCAGATTTCAGTGTCCTGTGGGCCAGATGAGGAGGCTTCACTGATTGCATCCAAGCTGTGAGTCAACAGTTCCCCACCCATATTACAAGAGTAGAAAGTAGGAGTAGAAAATGAggtgtcctccagctgttgctgaaacacaactcccaccatctttgACTATTGCTCATGGCAGCTGGGGTGGATAGGAACTGGAGTCGAGCTACAACTAGATAGTCATATGGTAGAAAACACATGGTAGAAAACTTAGATAGTAGAATAGAGTCACCACTTCAGCTGGAGATACTATTAGTGCATCATGGGTAAAGTTTGTAGAGCTTCTTTCTCCCTGTAGTACTAGTCTTACTCATATTGGGTGTTGTATAGGGGAACACTGAAAAAAATACGACCCCCGACTTGCACCCTGAAATGGTACTGTCCATTATTTGACCTTGTTGTCCTTACCTCATTCTGAAACCATAGCTCAAAACCCTCTAAAGTGACTTGTGAATGAAATGGAAACAATGAAAGGCTGCTTCATAGGGGAAGGACATTTGATCCCCTACTTGCGCCCTGAAACAGCCTATGTTTTCAAACTCCTATGTGCCCCACTCATTCTACAGCCATAGAGatggttccttccagatgttttggactccagttccaaCTAGCCCTAGCCACTATAGCTAATGGAGAGGGAACATGGCAGTTgggtctgcaacatctggagagaataTCTGTAAGAAAACCTTTGGAGAATCGGATTTCATTTTTCAGCTCAGCGCTCTCTTACAATCGTATTGGCTGCATCTCCACTAACACTTTACTAAGAAACAAAGGAATCACAAAGACCTCATGCTCAGCATtcagcatttttgtatttttaaccaTGCATGGATGCAAAACAAAGAAGTCCCTCTCCAATCATATGAGATGCCTCCACTCTTAAGATTCATAGTGCTCCTCTACGATGCCCTCCCATAGATAGCCCCTAGTACTCACCAGTTCTCGCAGGGACAAGCAGAGGATTGATCTGATAGATTACCTAAAGGATGAGCTTTTTATACTGTTGGCTCTATAGCCTGGAGGAGCTGAGACACACCCACAGAGAGTTTCCTAACCCGTTGTCATATGGAAGATGCCTCAACTGATTGTATATAGTTACCCCTCCCTGTTGGCGATTACAAGTCGGCGAGTAAGGCGAGAAAAGAAGACCCTCCCAGGTAGTGACAGATTCTACTTGGGTCAATGTGGTGTGGTTGCTATATACGTTACACCCTATAGATTGTTTAAATATTATGTCTCTATAGGGATAAATCAATGAACAATGTTTCCAGCTGACACACCAATGAAACACTTGGTGTTGGGTCATCGCGACAGCATGACATTCTGGTGCATAGTGGAATGAATGAATTGCCTCTTGCTCAGTCCTTTGCAGAGCAGTTCAATGGAAATCAAATTATGCTAGGCATGGTTATTGATTTCAGCGGGCCTACTCCTactctggggacgcgggtggcgctgtgggttaaaccacagagcctaggacttgccgatcagaaggttggcggtttgaatccctgcaagggggtgagctcctgttgcttggtcccagctcctgcccacctagcagttcgaaagcacgccaaagtgcaagtagataaataggtaccactccggcgggaaggtaaacagcgtttctgtgtgctgctctggttcaccagaagtggcatagtcatgctggccacatgacccggaagctgtatgctggctccctcagccaataaagcgagatgagcgctgcaaccccagagtcggccacaactggacctaatggtcaggggtccctttactcctACTCTGAGGATGTTTTTGGAGACAACCATCATATCATTTAtgtctcacctttttctccaaggtgctTAAAGTGGCACATATGGTTCTctgcctcctcatttaatccccgcaacaaccataggaggtaggttaggctgaaagccaatgactggctcaaggtgagtttcatggctgagtgacaATTTAAACATGTACCTAACTTAATTTAAACAGTACCTAACtaccgaaggcttttcaccaaagccagactaaatgtcttccCATCTGCAGAGTTGGATGGTAGgctgagaggagttccctaccaggacagactttgctcgtgtgctcaagacatcgattccatacaTTATATTCTGTTgtattgtgcaaaatatgagcaggccagggctgaactgatactacccttgctggtacctttcccgggaaaatcagaggatcactatgtcaggttcctactggaagaccggacaaaagctagaacgttagcagtggcaaagtttttatcggtggttgcaagaacaaatgagccatatattctaaacaaaatgcttgattaacctggaggtaggctgtacgaactgtgtattgatttgtaatgatttgttgggtctctggaccgtaataaagattcttgttgttgttgttgtttaaacatGGGTCTCACAGGTCCTTGTcagacactcttaaccactgtacTGCACTGACGCTCGATCTTTCTGTATTTCCAGGCTTGCTTATTAACCCCCAAATACTGCAACAACATAGTGAGTCTTCAAGGCCTGTTTGAAATTAACAAGCAAGGGGCCTCCTCTAATCACAGCTGAGACAGCGCTCCATAGGTTCTCTTGCGAGGTGCCCCCACAGATAAGACCCTATTCCATGTAACTGCCTATCTGATTTAATTTACAGGTGGACATCCAAACAGTAGCTCTAAAGTAGATCTTATGGCAAACTTTTCTGAACTTGGTGCATACTTTATGCCAactgtataattttattttatttgccccAAGACATTGGTACATATGGAGAATGGATGAGTGGAGGTGGTGAAGTGAAATGATTTTTTGACACAGCATTAATTTTCATGGGCAGTGATGAAAAATCAAAGACAACAAATTCCTTTTCCAGTGCAGGTGAAATTATTAGCAGTCAGTGAATAGTTTTGGGTGGACTCAACAGAATCATACCCTTTTGGAATCATACCCTTTTTGACAGTCACAAAAGGAAATTGAGGGCAACTGAGGGCAATGGAAATGGTGGTTATTTTTCAAGCAGTGTTGATCAATATTTGGAAATGGAGATGTAAGCTCTGCTGAAAATGTCCACACAAAACTGTGAATAGTCTTGGCTTGGCTCTATGCAATAATGacttataatttttaaaaagttcagacAAAATGTGTGCAGAATATATTGTGATCTTGTTTATATTTAACCTTGACAGAAGAAGATTAAAaagaatgcagaaatctttttctTCAGATAGATCAAAAAACTGCAGTCCATTAGATCATTGTTGTTACCCCACCCCCCTCACCCCTCAAAACACTCAGATCCATCTTGAAATGAAAGCTGGGGGGGTGATATTTGGAGAAATTATCCCTTTACCATACCCTTCCAAAATGTAGCAGAACAAGTTCCCATGATTATTGGCAGCTTTCCTAAGCAAGTTAGTTAAGTATCAATTTAGAAAGGATTAAGGATGCCAGATTACCTTCAAAAGGGAGGAAGATGGATTCAGTTTATGGGTGATGCCCTAAAAGTAAATAGGAAAGAATTGGGACAATTGGGTTAGGTCATATTTGTGTGAGGTGGGGGGTTAGAGCTTTTTCTTCAGCCCATATGCAGGAATGAAGAAAGTGTTAGgttatagttccgttccaccttaaaagggtacaggcatgactgttgtgtgtcacatgcctatttacttccagcacagatctgctgggaacttccgtttgtatatagcttttgtgttactgctgttttgctggaggcgagggaagcagacatgttttcctctgttcctgaactatgctgaataaaatgctgtacattatgcttacacatttctctttccacctcttctgctgtgagaagatttacacactctgctgataGATCATGCACAGGTCTCTAAACGTATATAAGGCTCATGTCACTGATTGATGCTGTttccaagggagaccggtgattgtccagctgccggccggtggctggagccagctgggggcctgcctgatgcccctgtCTCCccagcagtatcccaacagaaagaCCCTATCAACAGTTAGGACACTTCAACGGGGCACTGCAGTCAATAGCAGCAAGAACATGAGGAACCTTAGCATGGAGCTTCTGTGCGGGACATGTCAATAGGAACTGGAGACAATGGCAGCCTTAAAAGTCCTGTCGAACCTCATACCTCTGAAGGCTGTTTTTCCTCTGAAACTCACCTTTTGCCATACCTTTTaacattcctcaggtgaaaagAGGGATACTGctcactgcaatgcgctctatgtggggctacctttgaaggtgacccggaaactacaactaatccagaatgcggcagctagactggtgactgggagcagtcgccgagaccacataacaccagtcttgaagaTCTACATTGATTAccagtacatttctgggcacaattcaaagttttggtgctgatctttaaagccctaaatggccttggtccagtataactgaaggagcgtctctacccccatcgttctgcccggatactgaggtcca
This genomic interval carries:
- the LOC128403824 gene encoding scale keratin-like; this translates as MASGGGYNQCYAQCPASTVTIQPPPFVLTIPGPAIYCPDQPLAIEQYNPCARGGYGGGYGGASALYASDFSNFSSRALPSSTYSYSSYRY